The following proteins come from a genomic window of Shewanella halifaxensis HAW-EB4:
- a CDS encoding efflux RND transporter periplasmic adaptor subunit, with protein MRQIVKIASVLSVALWISGCEQKPEQGPQQRGPMEVGVITIAAKPQSIMVELPGRSKSYLEAEVRPQVSGIIMERGFVEGRDVEKGQSLYQIEPSTYEAALVSAKADLKSAQAGLVSAKAKALRFEKLVKLNSISEQDYDEADAAYKEALARVTVAEANINTAQINLEYTKVTAPISGRIGKSDVTAGALVTANQSQTLATIQQLDPMNIDIAQSSTQMLRLKSQLKRGQIEAAANANVELILEDGTPYHHTGVLQFAEVTVNENTGSVIIRAEFPNPDGVLMPGMYVRAVLNTGTDPEAILVPQKAITRNTKGQAVAMVIEDGKVAARIVTTAEVIDNQWRITSGLKVGEQLIVEGLQKIRPGAPVKAGPLAADKKPETQQK; from the coding sequence ATGCGGCAAATAGTGAAAATTGCCTCTGTTTTAAGTGTGGCGTTATGGATAAGTGGCTGTGAGCAAAAACCTGAACAGGGGCCGCAACAGCGTGGACCAATGGAAGTGGGGGTTATAACTATTGCTGCTAAGCCTCAATCAATCATGGTTGAATTACCGGGTCGTAGTAAGTCTTATTTAGAGGCTGAAGTGCGTCCACAGGTAAGCGGTATTATTATGGAACGTGGTTTTGTTGAAGGTAGGGATGTCGAAAAAGGACAATCTTTATATCAGATCGAGCCATCAACCTACGAAGCAGCACTCGTTAGTGCTAAAGCCGATCTTAAGAGTGCGCAAGCGGGTCTCGTTTCGGCTAAAGCAAAGGCACTGCGTTTTGAAAAACTAGTCAAGCTTAACTCAATCAGTGAGCAAGATTATGATGAAGCGGATGCGGCTTACAAAGAAGCTCTAGCACGTGTAACGGTTGCTGAAGCGAATATTAATACTGCTCAAATTAATCTAGAGTACACCAAGGTAACGGCGCCAATCTCTGGCCGTATCGGTAAGTCTGATGTGACTGCTGGTGCACTTGTTACCGCAAATCAGAGCCAAACCTTGGCGACGATTCAGCAACTTGACCCAATGAATATCGATATCGCTCAGTCAAGCACGCAGATGCTGCGTCTTAAGTCTCAGCTAAAGCGTGGTCAAATTGAGGCTGCGGCAAATGCCAATGTTGAGCTGATTTTAGAAGACGGTACTCCGTACCATCATACTGGTGTGTTGCAGTTTGCTGAGGTGACGGTCAACGAAAATACCGGTTCGGTGATTATCCGTGCAGAATTTCCAAACCCAGACGGTGTGTTGATGCCTGGCATGTATGTACGTGCAGTATTGAATACGGGTACCGATCCTGAAGCGATTCTTGTCCCACAAAAAGCCATCACTCGTAATACTAAGGGACAGGCTGTGGCTATGGTTATTGAAGATGGCAAGGTTGCAGCGCGCATCGTGACTACAGCTGAAGTGATTGACAATCAATGGCGTATTACCAGCGGCCTTAAAGTAGGCGAACAGCTAATCGTTGAAGGCCTTCAAAAAATTCGTCCTGGAGCCCCTGTTAAAGCGGGACCTTTGGCCGCTGATAAGAAACCAGAAACACAACAGAAATAG
- a CDS encoding DNA-3-methyladenine glycosylase I codes for MSKIESFAAIYARASQRKGGDQSLGSLLPTGLRSEEIEQFSDAVLLSEISKKVFQSGFVWRIVEANWPEYEKAFFGFEPFKVLMLSPEQLQDRASDPKLIRHLKKTMAIYDNAHMVNDLAGEHGSFAKFIADWPSEDITGLWAELKRKGARLGGNTGPYFLRSMGKDTFLLTADVQGYLKSHGLVDYGFSSKAGLKQVQSVFNHWQQESGRSLADISRVLACSVGDNRV; via the coding sequence ATGAGCAAAATTGAATCGTTTGCTGCTATCTATGCCAGAGCATCGCAGCGAAAAGGGGGCGACCAAAGCCTAGGAAGCCTGTTACCGACAGGCCTTCGCAGCGAAGAGATAGAACAATTTTCCGATGCTGTTCTGTTATCTGAGATCAGCAAGAAGGTGTTTCAGAGTGGTTTTGTATGGCGGATTGTCGAAGCCAATTGGCCGGAATATGAGAAAGCCTTCTTTGGCTTTGAGCCATTTAAAGTGCTGATGTTGTCGCCGGAACAGTTACAAGATCGCGCAAGTGATCCTAAATTGATCCGCCACCTCAAAAAAACCATGGCGATCTATGACAATGCCCATATGGTGAATGATCTTGCGGGTGAGCACGGCAGTTTCGCCAAGTTTATTGCAGACTGGCCGAGTGAAGATATTACCGGACTTTGGGCCGAGCTTAAACGTAAAGGTGCTAGGCTCGGTGGTAACACTGGCCCTTACTTCCTACGCTCTATGGGCAAGGACACCTTTCTATTAACGGCTGATGTGCAAGGGTATTTGAAGAGCCACGGCCTCGTGGATTACGGCTTTAGCTCTAAGGCAGGATTGAAGCAGGTGCAGAGCGTGTTTAACCACTGGCAGCAAGAATCGGGTCGTAGCCTAGCCGATATCAGTAGAGTCTTAGCCTGCAGTGTTGGTGATAATCGTGTTTAA
- a CDS encoding glutathione S-transferase family protein: MDLYYHPLARQSQKTLIALYEKQASFNPHIIDLGDAFSRRSFQQLNAASKLPLLHVRAGESFNDASIIIEYIDNYISSGTQLIPIDKTQALYVRLYDRLSDNQLDREIDAWLQAVRSSNNQLYTKRLERAMLTSLEHFDRRLANNHWVCGESFSLADCAFIPCLKTLESRLQLLDYEHIGRYWIQAKLRGSVNQVIEEIELTLATTGQNEQVVHT; the protein is encoded by the coding sequence ATGGATCTGTATTACCATCCGCTGGCACGCCAGTCACAAAAAACGCTTATTGCTCTCTATGAGAAACAGGCAAGCTTCAACCCGCACATCATCGACCTTGGCGACGCTTTTAGTAGACGCAGTTTTCAGCAACTTAATGCTGCGTCTAAACTGCCACTGTTACACGTACGAGCTGGAGAGTCATTTAACGACGCCAGCATTATTATCGAATATATAGACAACTATATTAGCTCCGGCACCCAACTTATCCCAATAGACAAGACTCAAGCCCTGTATGTCAGGCTCTATGATAGGTTAAGCGACAACCAACTAGACAGAGAGATTGATGCCTGGTTACAGGCCGTTAGATCCAGCAATAATCAGCTCTACACCAAGCGGTTAGAAAGGGCGATGCTGACTAGCTTAGAACATTTTGATCGCCGCCTAGCCAATAACCACTGGGTTTGTGGCGAAAGCTTTTCCCTCGCCGATTGTGCATTCATCCCCTGCCTGAAAACACTGGAGAGTCGACTGCAATTGTTAGACTATGAACACATTGGTCGCTACTGGATCCAAGCCAAGTTACGCGGTTCAGTAAACCAAGTGATAGAAGAGATCGAGCTCACCCTCGCCACAACAGGCCAAAATGAGCAGGTAGTGCACACTTAA